The following coding sequences lie in one Spinacia oleracea cultivar Varoflay chromosome 1, BTI_SOV_V1, whole genome shotgun sequence genomic window:
- the LOC110801613 gene encoding uncharacterized protein: MGNYASCALSTIGKHKSAKVIMPSGEVKQFQQPMKAAELMLEIPGYFLVNSKALKIGRKFSALNADEDLEIGNVYVMFGMKRVNSLITAADMGALFLVAKRGSIGGNKVRVVPSWSVESDSPPPHAEEEEEALDDMKVMVEELLSEFQHRRSICRSKKPVLETIVEEPVSIFSR; this comes from the coding sequence atGGGTAATTACGCATCTTGTGCATTGTCAACAATCGGCAAACATAAATCAGCGAAAGTAATCATGCCATCAGGAGAAGTGAAGCAATTTCAGCAACCCATGAAAGCGGCGGAACTTATGCTTGAGATCCCGGGATATTTCCTCGTTAATTCCAAAGCTTTAAAAATTGGAAGGAAATTTTCAGCTCTTAATGCAGATGAAGATCTAGAGATCGGGAACGTTTACGTCATGTTTGGGATGAAGAGGGTGAATTCCCTTATTACAGCTGCTGATATGGGGGCTCTTTTCCTTGTTGCCAAACGCGGCTCTATCGGTGGCAACAAGGTTAGAGTAGTTCCATCATGGTCCGTCGAGAGTGATTCACCACCGCCGCAtgcggaggaggaggaggaggcgCTTGATGACATGAAGGTCATGGTTGAGGAGTTGTTGTCGGAGTTTCAACATAGGAGGTCTATTTGCCGGTCTAAGAAACCGGTTCTTGAAACTATTGTGGAAGAACCTGTTAGTATTTTCTCACGGTGA